From Lycium ferocissimum isolate CSIRO_LF1 chromosome 12, AGI_CSIRO_Lferr_CH_V1, whole genome shotgun sequence, one genomic window encodes:
- the LOC132039844 gene encoding cycloeucalenol cycloisomerase isoform X1: MGGNKVTTSSTSSLWLAQNPSKRWGEVFFLLYTPFWLTLCLGVVVPYKLYENFTEWEYLLLGLVSALPALIVPMIFVGKADKSIAWTDRYWVKANLWIAIFTYVGNYFWTHYFFTVLGASYTFPSWRMNNVPHTTFLLAHVCFLFYHVSANMTLRRLQHAVADLPENIQWAFKAGWILAYAYFIAYLETLAISNFPYYDFVDRAVMYKVGSLFYAIYFIVSYPMFFNVFQKPGDLWDLPRVSIDALGASMLVTILLDLWRLFLGPIVAMPENKQCLQSGLPWFAMTS, translated from the exons GTAATAAAGTGACTACTAGTTCAACATCCAGTTTATGGTTAGCTCAAAATCCTAGCAAGAGATGGGGTGAAGTGTTCTTTCTGCTTTACACTCCCTTTTGGCTCACCTTGTGCCTTGGTGTTGTCGTCCCGTATAAGCTCTATGAG AATTTTACAGAATGGGAATACCTCTTGTTGGGGCTTGTTTCTGCACTTCCTGCATTAATTGTACCCATGATATTTGTTGGAAAG GCTGACAAGAGCATTGCTTGGACGGATCGTTATTGGGTAAAG GCTAATCTCTGGATAGCAATTTTCACTTATGTTGGGAATTACTTTTGGACCCACTATTTCTTCACAGTTTTAGGGGCTTCTTATACATTTCCATCTTGGAGGATGAATAAT GTACCACATACAACTTTCCTTCTAGCACATGTTTGCTTCCTGTTTTACCATGTCTCAGCAAATATGACCCTTCGAAGACTGCAGCATGCTGTTGCTGATTTGCCCGAGAATATTCAATGGGCTTTCAAGGCTGGATGGATTCTGGCATATGCTTATTTTATAGCTTATCTGGAAACATTAGCTATTTCCAAT TTTCCGTACTATGACTTCGTGGACCGTGCAGTCATGTATAAAGTTGGCTCATTGTTTTATGCGATCTACTTCATTGTAAGCTATCCAATGTTTTTCAATGTTTTTCAG AAACCTGGAGATTTGTGGGACTTGCCAAGAGTGTCCATTGATGCTTTGGGTGCTTCAATGCTTGTTACCATTTTACTAGACTTATGGCGGCTTTTTCTCGGTCCCATTGTTGCAATGCCAGAAAACAAACAGTGCCTTCAATCAGGACTCCCATGGTTTGCCATGACATCTTGA
- the LOC132039844 gene encoding cycloeucalenol cycloisomerase isoform X2 has product MGGNKVTTSSTSSLWLAQNPSKRWGEVFFLLYTPFWLTLCLGVVVPYKLYENFTEWEYLLLGLVSALPALIVPMIFVGKADKSIAWTDRYWVKANLWIAIFTYVGNYFWTHYFFTVLGASYTFPSWRMNNVPHTTFLLAHVCFLFYHVSANMTLRRLQHAVADLPENIQWAFKAGWILAYAYFIAYLETLAISNFPYYDFVDRAVMYKVGSLFYAIYFIVSYPMFFRVDEKPGDLWDLPRVSIDALGASMLVTILLDLWRLFLGPIVAMPENKQCLQSGLPWFAMTS; this is encoded by the exons GTAATAAAGTGACTACTAGTTCAACATCCAGTTTATGGTTAGCTCAAAATCCTAGCAAGAGATGGGGTGAAGTGTTCTTTCTGCTTTACACTCCCTTTTGGCTCACCTTGTGCCTTGGTGTTGTCGTCCCGTATAAGCTCTATGAG AATTTTACAGAATGGGAATACCTCTTGTTGGGGCTTGTTTCTGCACTTCCTGCATTAATTGTACCCATGATATTTGTTGGAAAG GCTGACAAGAGCATTGCTTGGACGGATCGTTATTGGGTAAAG GCTAATCTCTGGATAGCAATTTTCACTTATGTTGGGAATTACTTTTGGACCCACTATTTCTTCACAGTTTTAGGGGCTTCTTATACATTTCCATCTTGGAGGATGAATAAT GTACCACATACAACTTTCCTTCTAGCACATGTTTGCTTCCTGTTTTACCATGTCTCAGCAAATATGACCCTTCGAAGACTGCAGCATGCTGTTGCTGATTTGCCCGAGAATATTCAATGGGCTTTCAAGGCTGGATGGATTCTGGCATATGCTTATTTTATAGCTTATCTGGAAACATTAGCTATTTCCAAT TTTCCGTACTATGACTTCGTGGACCGTGCAGTCATGTATAAAGTTGGCTCATTGTTTTATGCGATCTACTTCATTGTAAGCTATCCAATGTTTTTCA GGGTCGATGAGAAACCTGGAGATTTGTGGGACTTGCCAAGAGTGTCCATTGATGCTTTGGGTGCTTCAATGCTTGTTACCATTTTACTAGACTTATGGCGGCTTTTTCTCGGTCCCATTGTTGCAATGCCAGAAAACAAACAGTGCCTTCAATCAGGACTCCCATGGTTTGCCATGACATCTTGA